The following proteins are co-located in the Toxotes jaculatrix isolate fToxJac2 chromosome 9, fToxJac2.pri, whole genome shotgun sequence genome:
- the wdr81 gene encoding WD repeat-containing protein 81 — MDWLMRAVEKDLGIDRRQQGPGPRPRELIALVPTRWVMGLRERRVMRCARFESVSEAEIRTYLQCAQAKLPPGWTRVCIQGLRKSKLSYRLARDPCDQQMEFLSQDSYVKTMQCVSQHNVRNLWREAHEKLVQPYSGANEQMHIAAVDAVRHALQKLFNSTFISSDRVSPSLSPAREKEKESYLPSSSDLCPNVLSAECLLETVEMLYVVLPYTQYSLHDIVSFSPAKLANSHAKVLFILYQLLIALQACHAAGLSCGELSLQDIAVDEQLCSRLKLNLAHYEELGTEGDPNNDVTCRQVPKSVLPRESVRVSQKNKSLCKDCFDELKSLVLDWVHGRVSNFRYLMELNRLAGRREGDPNYHPVLPWVVDFTVPFGKFRDLRRSKFRLNKGDKQLDFTYEMTKEALAAAVGNGVGGGGIGGDLCGSVGAGGAGQSDHLHVPHHISDVLSDITYYVYKARQTPKSVLCSHVRSQWEPNEYPASMERMQSWTPDECIPEFYTDPSIFRSIHPDMPDLDVPSWCKSCEEFIEVHRRLLESREVSQHLHHWIDLTFGYKLAGKEAVKAKNVCLHLVDNHTNLTTYGVVQLFDQPHPPRLSPSQYAPAEPPLLGLAALNVPSLHIPQIDTVADTVDGMVPESTGCESSGWTVVDRDEELEQGTEALDSLASTGSSTSASSSVPLPNVSTAGGKMGEHTALIVSQSPSSFPGDFTGGLGPGLRSVMLQRGGPMNKKHGEGSVAAPSAEEFKIILPEGFNPLQPLEELEKLNNFLVKSLHAEVCHPAESRDCTRSSVITESLPSFTQLYQRDMQALGVLIAEVFYSFKLRGLKPGTPLKQRFQAVMKLCSASLRDVPLSLHHALGTLLLIEKHSGIAHREVPDCPRPLLFKYDPICDGLPPPNPCQLLNPVITPFPFPSYFAALHDFIFSYHTNMETTCSLQGRDVVFHLWQQLETLLRGSITAEGLEILLPFILALMLEESTAVYAAWYLFEPISRVLGPRNANKYLLKPLINVYENPHCLRGRFYLYTDCFILQLIVRLGLQAFLSSLLPHVLQVITGFESCISGSGGEACKGLRAGTCNLGEEEEEDFQCGEVRSSSGSVSGNMGGSSGATGGVGVVGDAGLVDYSSGISLNDQVFLSEAEDFQNGFYVNSGAGVAAGKQQSQNSTSKDQDQESLSVGKLSDKSSTSELSLGDGDSMRDRASLKSADSSQDLKHASEGEEGGELEEEEVTETNEGKEGTDDPAVPNLELTLSGCTEASGATVATLEGDFVNGMALEETEKGIVGEQEEDDHDPSEDSEEKEQKILLDTVCKTVRWLSAKLGPTVTSRYVARNLLRLLTNCYIGPEKHQFVAPASEESSLNSVAMGSVYEKKPVVGDQTAGPVLDCLIYIAQLYGEPVLTYQYLPYIGYLVSPPSSQRLNTRKEASLLGAVALTQKIIVFLSDTTLMDMLMKINQDVLLPLLDLLTTPSMGFPSGVQTRSAVCLKTLSLMALICLRIGREMVQQHMADTLRRFFAVFSLLHSLQPQLDSAPRRVVGEVTVVDVCTTGESSVTYELGVLEELQTVFNPEMAHASYIPFYCLIGDMAIRKLVPNHELVWQLAQSYHQSVSQGSPETNFNTVSRAEVPPSSVGLSSGFVRRVGCSPFPAPSSSSTPLGDSLPESGTFGSHLVGNRIQVSRDTDYGGSPNLGLANSWARSSHTTPIITTASTFTTPSTGTLASFSSSWVTGSTLEDSALKQELPRSGRSLQGNWLAYWQYEIGLNQQDPHFHFHQIRLQSFLGHSGTTKCLAPLAGEDYFLSGSKDKTVKLWPLYNHGDGTQEVEPRLTYTDHRKSVFYVGQLEASQEVVSCDGTVHLWDQYVGKQIRSYEAVDGKNPITAVTTMPAPHCSVVFGSADSVLRFIDPRKPGLQHEFRLAYNNLSAGLIRYLAVSPSGRTVAAGFSSGFIVLLDARTGLVLKGWPAHEGDILQMKAAEGNLVISSSTDYTLTVWKDLENKPARQYKSQSDPIHAFDLYGSEIVTGTVANKIGVYSLADISLSPISSTKLSSENFRGTLTSLAVLPTKRLLLLGSENGAIRLLA, encoded by the exons ATGGATTGGCTGATGCGTGCAGTTGAGAAGGACTTAGGGATTGACCGACGGCAGCAAGGCCCAGGTCCTCGCCCCCGAGAGCTCATAGCCCTTGTTCCTACGCGCTGGGTGATGGGCCTGAGGGAACGGAGAGTCATGCGCTGCGCGCGTTTTGAGAGCGTTAGTGAGGCTGAAATTCGCACATACCTTCAGTGTGCCCAGGCAAAGTTGCCTCCTGGCTGGACACGGGTGTGCATTCAGGGTCTGAGGAAAAGCAAGCTGAGCTACAGACTGGCCAGAGACCCGTGTGATCAGCAAATGGAATTCCTGTCGCAGGATTCTTATGTCAAAACcatgcagtgtgtgtctcagcataATGTCAG AAATCTGTGGCGTGAAGCTCATGAAAAACTTGTGCAGCCATATTCAGGAGCCAATGAGCAGATGCATATTGCAGCTGTAGACGCAGTACGTCATGCGCTACAGAAGCTCTTCAATTCCACATTCATCTCATCTGACAGAGTGTCACCATCCCTTTCTCCAgccagagagaaggagaaagaaagctACTTGCCATCCAGTTCAGACCTGTGTCCTAATGTTCTGTCTGCAGAGTGCCTGCTGGAGACGGTAGAAATGCTGTATGTGGTTCTACCATATACTCAATATTCACTCCATGATATTGTCTCCTTCAGCCCTGCCAAGCTCGCTAACAGCCATGCCAAAGTGTTGTTCATTCTCTACCAGTTACTGATAGCTCTGCAGGCATGTCATGCAGCAGGTCTGTCTTGTGGGGAGCTCTCTCTGCAGGACATAGCTGTAGATGAGCAGCTCTGCAGCCGTCTCAAGCTCAACCTAGCTCATTATGAGGAACTGGGGACAGAAGGGGATCCAAACAATGATGTAACTTGCAGACAAGTGCCAAAAAGTGTCCTGCCAAGGGAGAGTGTACGTGTGAGCCAAAAGAACAAAAGTCTTTGCAAAGACTGCTTTGATGAGCTCAAGTCGTTGGTTTTGGACTGGGTTCATGGACGAGTCAGTAACTTCCGCTACTTGATGGAACTGAACAGGTTAGCAGGACGCCGAGAAGGAGACCCTAATTATCACCCGGTGCTGCCATGGGTGGTGGATTTCACTGTGCCATTTGGAAAATTCAGAGACCTCAGGAGGTCAAAGTTCAGGCTCAATAAGGGGGATAAACAGCTGGACTTTACATATGAGATGACCAAAGAGGCTTTGGCAGCTGCAGTGGGTAATGGGGTTGGTGGGGGTGGTATAGGTGGAGacctctgtggctctgtaggTGCTGGCGGTGCTGGACAGTCTGACCACCTCCATGTACCTCATCACATATCTGATGTGCTCTCAGACATTACCTACTACGTCTACAAAGCCCGGCAGACCCCCAAGTCAGTGTTGTGCAGCCATGTTAGATCCCAGTGGGAGCCTAATGAATACCCAGCCAGTATGGAGCGCATGCAGAGCTGGACCCCTGATGAGTGCATTCCAGAGTTCTACACAGACCCCTCCATTTTCCGCTCTATCCACCCAGACATGCCAGATCTGGATGTGCCTTCCTGGTGCAAATCTTGTGAGGAGTTTATTGAGGTCCACCGGCGTCttctggagagcagagaggtgtCCCAGCATTTGCATCACTGGATAGACCTCACGTTTGGCTATAAGCTCGCTGGTAAAGAAGCTGTCAAAGCCAAGAATGTGTGCCTGCACCTAGTGGACAACCACACCAATCTGACTACATATGGTGTAGTTCAACTCTTTGACCAACCCCACCCACCCCGCTTGTCTCCTTCTCAGTATGCCCCAGCAGAACCCCCTCTCCTTGGCCTTGCTGCTCTTAATGTGCCTTCTCTACACATCCCTCAAATCGACACTGTGGCTGACACTGTGGATGGGATGGTGCCAGAGTCCACAGGGTGTGAGTCAAGTGGCTGGACAGTGGTagacagagatgaagagctTGAACAAGGTACAGAAGCTCTGGACTCATTAGCATCCACTGGCTCGTCCACTTCTGCATCCAGCTCTGTGCCACTGCCAAACGTCAGTACGGCAGGAGGTAAAATGGGAGAGCACACAGCACTTATTGTATCTCAGTCCCCGAGTTCATTCCCCGGTGATTTTACCGGTGGCTTGGGCCCTGGTTTGCGCAGTGTCATGTTACAAAGAGGTGGGCCAATGAACAAAAAACATGGAGAGGGAAGTGTAGCTGCCCCCAGTGCAGAGGAATTCAAAATCATCCTCCCTGAAGGTTTCAACCCATTGCAGCCTTTGGAAGAGTTGGAGAAGTTGAACAATTTCCTGGTGAAGAGTTTGCACGCTGAAGTGTGTCATCCTGCAGAATCTAGGGACTGCACAAGAAGCAGTGTGATAACTGAATCCCTACCCTCTTTTACACAGCTCTACCAAAGAGACATGCAGGCCCTTGGCGTTCTCATTGCTGAGGTATTCTACTCCTTCAAACTGAGGGGACTGAAACCAGGCACGCCCCTCAAACAGCGTTTCCAGGCTGTGATGAAGCTATGCTCTGCCAGCCTCCGTGACGTGCCGCTGTCTTTGCACCATGCTCTTGGGACACTGCTGCTGATAGAGAAACACTCTGGAATAGCACACAGAGAAGTGCCAGATTGCCCACGTCCACTCCTCTTCAAATATGACCCCATCTGCGATGGCCTCCCTCCTCCAAACCCCTGCCAGTTATTGAACCCAGTCATCACCCCCTTTCCCTTCCCCTCCTATTTTGCAGCActtcatgattttattttttcctacCACACTAACATGGAGACTACATGTAGCCTTCAAGGAAGAGATGTTGTCTTTCACCTGTGGCAGCAACTCGAGACACTGTTGCGTGGTAGCATCACAGCTGAGGGCCTTGAGATTCTCTTGCCCTTCATTCTAGCCCTCATGCTTGAGGAGTCCACTGCCGTCTATGCTGCTTGGTACCTGTTTGAGCCCATCTCAAGAGTACTGGGTCCCAGAAATGCAAACAAGTATTTACTGAAGCCACTGATCAATGTATATGAAAACCCTCACTGCCTGCGAGGACGTTTCTATCTCTACACCGACTGTTTCATTCTGCAGCTGATTGTGAGGCTCGGCCTGCAGGCCTTTCTGTCTAGCCTACTCCCCCATGTGCTGCAGGTCATCACTGGCTTTGAAAGCTGCATCTCGGGCTCTGGCGGGGAAGCGTGCAAAGGGCTGAGGGCTGGCACATGCAATctaggagaggaggaggaagaggacttTCAGTGTGGTGAGGTACGATCATCATCTGGGTCTGTTAGTGGAAATATGGGTGGTAGCAGCGGAGCCACTGGAGGAGTTGGTGTGGTGGGAGATGCAGGACTGGTCGACTACTCCTCTGGCATCAGTCTCAACGACCAGGTGTTTCTCTCAGAGGCAGAGGACTTTCAGAATGGGTTCTATGTCAACAGTGGAGCAGGAGTGGCTGCAGGGAAACAGCAGAGCCAGAACTCTACATCCAAGGATCAAGACCAGGAGTCTCTAAGTGTGGGGAAACTAAGTGACAAAAGCAGCACAAGTGAACTCTCACTGGGTGATGGAGACTCGATGCGGGATCGAGCCAGTCTCAAATCAGCCGACAGCAGCCAGGACCTGAAACACGCCagtgagggagaagagggaggagagctggaggaagaagaggtgaCTGAGACTAATGAGGGTAAAGAGGGGACAGATGACCCTGCTGTACCCAACCTGGAGCTCACTCTCTCTGGTTGCACAGAAGCTTCAGGAGCAACAGTTGCCACTCTAGAGGGTGATTTTGTGAATGGAATGGCACTGGAAGAGACCGAGAAAGGCATTGTgggagaacaggaggaggacGACCATGATCCATCAGAAGACTCTGAGGAGAAAGAGCAAAAGATTCTTTTAG atacagtctGCAAAACAGTTCGTTGGCTGTCAGCGAAGCTTGGACCCACAGTGACGTCTCGATACGTAGCCAGAAATTTGCTGCGATTGCTTACAAATTGTTACATTG GGCCAGAGAAGCACCAGTTTGTGGCCCCTGCATCTGAGGAGAGCAGTCTGAACAGTGTGGCAATGGGCAGCGTGTATGAGAAGAAACCTGTGGTTGGCGATCAGACAGCAGGACCTGTGTTGGATTGTCTCATCTACATAGCTCAACTTTATGGAGAGCCTGTACTCACCTACCAGTACCTGCCTTATATAGGATATCTG GTGTCTCCACCTTCTTCGCAGCGTCTTAACACACGTAAGGAGGCCAGTCTTCTTGGAGCTGTTGCACTTACACAGAAGATCATTGTCTTTCTCTCCGATACTACTCTAATGGACATGCTTATGAAGATCAATCAGGATGTGCTTCTGCCACTACTGGACCTGCTTACCACCCCGAGTATGGG GTTCCCCAGCGGGGTGCAGACACGCTCTGCCGTCTGTCTCAAGACACTGAGCCTGATGGCTCTCATCTGTCTGCGCATTGGGAGGGAGATGGTGCAGCAGCATATGGCTGACACCCTGCGTCGGTTCTTTGccgttttctctctgcttcattCTCTGCAGCCCcag CTGGACAGCGCCCCTCGCAGAGTTGTGGGGGAAGTCACGGTGGTGGATGTCTGTACAACTGGCGAGTCCAGTGTGACATATGAGTTGGGGGTCTTGGAGGAGCTGCAGACTGTATTTAACCCTGAGATGGCCCACGCCTCCTACATCCCCTTCTACTGTCTCATTG GTGACATGGCAATTCGTAAGCTGGTTCCCAACCACGAGCTGGTCTGGCAGTTGGCCCAGTCCTACCATCAGAGTGTGAGCCAGGGGAGTCCGGAGACAAACTTCAACACGGTGTCCAGGGCAGAGGTGCCTCCATCCTCTGTGGGTCTCTCTTCGGGTTTCGTCAGACGCGTGGGTTGCAGCCCCTTCCCTGCTCCTTCAAGTAGCTCCACCCCTCTGGGAGACTCCCTCCCTGAGTCAGGCACATTTGGGAGCCACCTAGTAGGAAACCGTATCCAAGTGTCCCGAGACACTGATTATGGTGGTAGCCCTAACCTGGGTTTGGCCAACTCCTGGGCACGCTCCAGTCATACCACCCCCATCATCACCACTGCCTCCACCTTCACCACTCCATCTACTGGCACATTggcttccttctcctcctcctgggtGACAGGCTCCACCCTGGAGGACAGTGCTCTGAAGCAGGAGCTCCCTCGCAGTGGCCGCTCCCTGCAGGGCAACTGGCTGGCCTACTGGCAGTATGAGATCGGTCTCAACCAACAAGATCCACATTTCCACTTCCACCAGATCCGACTGCAGAGCTTCCTAGGTCACTCAGGCACCACAAAGTGTTTGGCACCGCTGGCAGGAGAGGATTACTTCCTTTCTGGTAGTAAAGACAAGACTGTGAAGCTTTGGCCTCTCTATAATCATGGCGATGGGACACAAGAGGTGGAGCCTAGGTTGACGTATACCGACCATCGAAAGTCAGTCTTCTATGTGGGACAGCTCGAGGCTTCACAAGAGGTGGTCAGCTGTGATGGTACAGTGCACCTGTGGGACCAGTATGTAG GTAAGCAGATCCGCTCATATGAAGCTGTGGATGGAAAGAATCCCATTACAGCTGTCACTACCATGCCAGCTCCACactgcagtgttgtgtttggCAGTGCAGATTCTGTTCTCCGCTTCATTGATCCTCGCAAACCAGGATTGCAG CATGAATTTCGCCTGGCATACAACAATTTGAGTGCTGGGCTCATCCGCTACCTGGCAGTGAGCCCTTCAGGGCGCACAGTGGCAGCAGGTTTCTCATCTGGCTTCATTGTTCTGCTTGACGCACGCACAGGGCTTGTTTTGAAGGGCTGGCCGGCTCATGAGGGAGATATCCTCCAAATGAAG gctGCAGAGGGAAACTTAGTCATCAGCTCCTCTACTGACTACACGCTCACTGTGTGGAAAGATCTGGAAAACAAGCCTGCGCGCCAGTACAAGTCGCAGTCCGACCCCATCCACGCCTTTGACCTTTACGGTTCGGAGATTGTAACAGGAACAGTGGCTAACAAGATCGGGGTGTACTCCTTGGCAGATATCTCCTTGAGCCCCATTAGCAGCACAAAGCTGAGCTCAGAGAACTTTCGTGGCACTCTGACCAGCCTGGCAGTGCTGCCCACCAAGAGGCTTCTGCTGCTGGGCTCTGAGAATGGTGCCATTCGGTTATTGGCTTAA
- the serpinf2b gene encoding serpin peptidase inhibitor, clade F (alpha-2 antiplasmin, pigment epithelium derived factor), member 2b, producing the protein MDLRLTLLLIYLCSQGVTNAEVAEDESVPLVPLIPLTPSHPRENVENESTVQPATVQPATADTTEAPVTSTALTNRPSGGSSEEEQDGGCLSISRSPESREAIAAAIQKLGVQLLQNLETTPEQPNVIISPFSISLALSQLALGAVNETKELLMDHLHENILPCYHESLHNVLEQLRNNDLQIATRIFLRQGFAPKQDFVNESQRLYDSEPAALESLQQINDWVEKATQGKMTDFLSALPPNLLLMLINAVHFKGEWKARFDPRFTSRGVFYIDDQHMVDVEVMEDAKHPLSLFIDNELDAQVASFPFQKSMSLLVVMPMSGQVNVSSLSAKLNISDLYDRLPKEKAVQVKVPKFKLEYAQELQDVFTKLGLGEMFSSPNLADIADGPLLVSSVIHKSSMEINEEGAEAAAATTVVISRASNPVFHLIQPFFFALMDDMTQVPIFMGVITNPNPGASVLQRGELGSKDKVGFPIDKNHVGSFGGPPK; encoded by the exons ATGGACCTCCGTCTGACACTCCTGTTGATCTATCTCTGCAGCCAAGGAGTCACT AATGCTGAGGTGGCAGAAGATGAGTCAGTCCCCTTGGTGCCTCTTATTCCTTTGACGCCCAGCCACCCCAGAGAG AATGTAGAAAATGAAAGTACAGTACAACCAGCAACAGTACAACCAGCAACTGCAGATACCACAGAAGCACCTGTAACTTCAACAGCTTTAACTAATAGGCCCAGCGGGGGCTCATCAGAAGAGGAACAAGATGGGGGTTGTCTGTCTATCAGCCGAAGCCCAGAGTCAAGGGAGGCCATTGCTGCTGCCATTCAGAAACTGGGTGTGCAGCTACTGCAGAACCTGGAAACCACGCCAGAGCAACCAAACGTCATCATATCTCCTTTCAGCATATCACTAGCGCTCTCCCAGCTGGCTTTAG gtgcCGTAAATGAGACAAAGGAGCTGCTGATGGATCATCTCCATGAAAACATTCTCCCCTGCTACCACGAGTCTCTGCATAATGTCTTAGAGCAGCTCAGAAACAATGACCTGCAAATTGCCACACGCATCTTCCTGCGCCAAG GGTTTGCACCAAAGCAAGACTTTGTCAACGAGTCCCAGCGGCTGTATGACTCAGAGCCAGCAGCGCTGGAGAGCTTGCAGCAGATAAATGACTGGGTAGAGAAGGCAACACAAGGAAAGATGActgacttcctgtctgctttACCACCCAATCTGCTCCTCATGCTTATCAATGCTGTGCATTTCAAAG GAGAATGGAAAGCTCGATTTGACCCTCGCTTTACCTCCAGAGGTGTCTTCTACATTGATGACCAGCACATGGTTGATGTTGAAGTTATGGAAGATGCCAAACATCCCTTGAGTTTATTTATTGATAATGAACTGGATGCTCAG GTAGCCAGCTTCCCATTCCAGAAGTCCATGAGCTTGTTAGTAGTCATGCCTATGTCTGGCCAGGTAAATGTGTCTTCACTTTCTGCAAAGCTGAATATCTCAGACCTGTATGATCGTCTGCCCAAGGAGAAAGCTGTTCAAGTTAAAGTCCCCAAGTTCAAACTGGAGTATGCTCAAGAGTTACAGGATGTTTTTACCAAATTGg GCCTGGGAGAAATGTTTTCCAGTCCTAATTTGGCCGATATTGCAGACGGCCCCCTGCTGGTGTCCAGTGTGATACATAAGTCTAGCATGGAGATAAACGAGGAGGGtgcagaggctgctgcagctACCACAGTGGTCATCTCACGTGCATCCAACCCTGTTTTCCACCTTATCCAGCCCTTCTTCTTTGCCCTTATGGATGATATGACTCAAGTACCTATCTTCATGGGTGTGATCACCAACCCTAATCCTGGAGCTTCTGTCTTGCAGAGAGGAGAACTTGGTAGCAAAGATAAAGTGGGATTCCCAATTGACAAGAATCATGTTGGCTCCTTTGGAGGCCCACCTAAGTAG